The following coding sequences lie in one Lolium perenne isolate Kyuss_39 chromosome 2, Kyuss_2.0, whole genome shotgun sequence genomic window:
- the LOC127331626 gene encoding stress-related protein — MAEPSTQERPRLRRLEFVHAAAAQAALCVAGLYALARDHAGPLRPGVDAVDSAVRGLAGPVYARFRGIPLHLLAFVDRKVDGTVEELDRHLPSVLKSASAKAYEAAQAAPELAREIVDEARRSGVTGAARAVYGKVEPVAKDAYGRIEPAARDLYVRYEPAAEHLAVSTWRALNGLPLFPQVAQIAVPTAAYWCEKYNRVIVYAAGHGLPGARYLPAVPVERIAKVFGEGSPPEAKPVEVNETVGEGSPEAKPVEVTETAE, encoded by the exons ATGGCGGAGCCCAGCACGCAG GAGAGGCCGAGGCTGAGGCGGCTGGAGTTCGTGcacgcggcggcggcgcaggcgGCGCTGTGCGTCGCGGGGCTGTACGCGCTCGCCAGGGACCACGCCGGCCCGCTCCGCCCCGGCGTCGACGCCGTCGACTCCGCCGTCAGGGGCCTCGCCGGCCCCGTCTACGCCCGCTTCCGCGGCATCCCCCTCCACCTCCTCGCCTTCGTCGACCGCAAG GTGGACGGCACGGTGGAGGAGCTGGACCGGCACCTCCCGTCGGTGCTCAAGTCGGCGTCAGCGAAAGCGTACGAGGCGGCccaggcggcgccggagctggcgaGGGAGATCGTCGACGAGGCGCGTCGGTCGGGCGTGACCGGCGCGGCGCGCGCCGTGTACGGGAAGGTGGAGCCGGTGGCCAAGGACGCGTACGGGAGGATCGAGCCGGCGGCCAGGGACCTGTACGTGCGCTACGAGCCGGCGGCGGAGCACCTCGCCGTCTCCACCTGGCGCGCGCTCAACGGGCTGCCGCTCTTCCCGCAGGTGGCGCAGATCGCCGTGCCCACCGCCGCCTACTGGTGCGAGAAGTACAACAGGGTGATCGTCTACGCGGCTGGGCACGGGCTCCCCGGAGCCCGGTACCTCCCGGCCGTCCCCGTCGAGCGCATCGCCAAGGTGTTCGGGGAGGGGTCGCCGCCGGAGGCCAAGCCTGTGGAAGTGAACGAGACCGTCGGGGAAGGGTCGCCGGAGGCCAAGCCTGTGGAAGTAACCGAGACTGCCGAGTAG
- the LOC127331624 gene encoding uncharacterized protein isoform X1 codes for MVDTRRSSARKRPPPAASSSSEEASTPPPPAAEDALAAAKSPVPAPAPAPQGQGQAKPDSRPRTRPSKRAKAQGEKTLAAQPPPDEAAKAPGLVVDGASDPTRRPVPASSTVSNSTGARKKRTPRRPLSPEEATAEEMAKWKTKHRASGRTLAWGRLISQSVQYPTIPIYSTHFTVGHGGKHDLKLTDSYPGALVCKLKHVRRGAALEVFVSKAVHVNGKALDRPSKVTLTGGDEVIFSSLGRHAYIFQQLPEEKSSTSALSSSCVFPQGQYPVIGGTLDQLSCKRTKLSVPFSFGNGRPPLVPHDTEIVSSLCKTMEEQGQFSSEENVPFAQHELLKEDLKNAIVSASDISESFDSFPYYLSENTKSSLLTPAHVNLCCKNAMQWTKKISFISQRVLLSGPAGSEIYQETLVKALTKYFNANLLVVDSSLLLGGQSSKSKESVAYKKGDRVRYIGSSQSTKILEGPRAPDYGSQGEVRLSFEENASSKVGVRFDQPIPGGIDLGGSCEVDHGFFCSVDYLCLDGPGWEERAKHPFDVIFEFVCEEREHGPLILFLKDVEKVCGNSYSYHGLKSKLESFPEGVFIIGSQIQADTRKDKLNNGSPFLKFQYSQAAILDLALQDGFGRVNDKNKEAVKTAKHVTKVFPSKVTIQPPQDDLELSRWKQLLDHDVEILKAKANISKVQSFLTRHGLECADVETTLCVKDRTLTNECVDKIVGYTLSHEVMNCTVPTPGKDAIVALSGESLQHGVDLLESMQNDHKKKNTKKSLKDVATENEFEKRLLSDVIPPNEIGVTFDDIGALENVKDTLKELVMLPLQRPELFSKGQLMKPCKGILLFGPPGTGKTMLAKAVATEAGANFINISMSSIASKWFGEGEKYVKAVFSLASKIAPSVIFVDEVDGMLGRRENPGEHEAMRKMKNEFMVNWDGLRTKAKERVLVLAATNRPFDLDEAVIRRLPRRLMVNLPDATNRKKILSVILSKEELADDVDLEALANLTEGYSGSDLKNLCVTAAHRPIREILEKEKKERSLAEAENKPLPPKYSSSDVRCLNLSDFKHAHEQVCASISSDSTNMNELIQWNDLYGEGGSRKKTPLSYFM; via the exons ATGGTCGACACGCGGCGGAGCTCCGCCAGGaagcgcccgccgcccgccgcctcctcctcctcggaggaggcCTCCACGCCGCCGCCCCCCGCCGCGGAGGACGCGCTCGCGGCCGCCAAGTCGCCCGTCCCCGCGCCCGCCCCTGCCCCGCAGGGGCAGGGGCAGGCGAAGCCCGATTCCCGGCCCCGGACCCGCCCCAGCAAGCGAGCCAAG GCCCAGGGCGAGAAGACGCTGGCGGCGCAACCGCCCCCCGACGAGGCGGCCAAGGCACCGGGCCTTGTAGTAGATGGCGCGTCGGACCCGACCCGGCGGCCCGTCCCGGCGTCCTCCACGGTGTCCAATTCCACCGGAG cgaggaagaagaggacgcccaggcgccccctctccccagagGAGGCGACCGCGGAGGAGATGGCGAAGTGGAAGACGAAGCACAGAGCCAGCGGACGGACTTTGGCCTGGGGGAGACTCATTTCCCAATCTGTTCAG TATCCGACGATTCCTATTTATTCTACCCATTTTACTGTTGGCCACGGTGGCAAACATGATTTGAAATTGACCGACTCATATCCTGGAGCACTTGTTTGCAAACTGAAGCATGTTAGG AGGGGAGCTGCCCTTGAAGTCTTTGTATCGAAAGCTGTCCATGTAAATGGGAAGGCCTTAGACAGGCCTTCTAAGGTTACCTTGACTGGAGGCGATGAAGTTATTTTTAGTTCGCTTGGGAGGCATGCTTAT ATATTTCAGCAGCTTCCAGAAGAAAAATCAAGCACATCGGCCTTGTCATCTTCGTGTGTGTTTCCGCAAGGGCAGTATCCAGTTATCGGAGGCACACTGGATCAGTTATCATGTAAAAGGACCAAGTTATCAGTGCCATTTAGTTTTGGAAATGGCCGCCCTCCATTAGTTCCTCATG ATACAGAGATAGTCAGCAGTTTATGTAAAACAATGGAGGAGCAGGGCCAGTTTTCTTCTGAAGAAAATGTACCATTTGCTCAACATGAACTATTAAAAGAAGATCTGAAGAATGCAATTGTTAGCGCAAGTGATATATCAGAGTCATTTGATAGTTTCCCATATTACCTGAG TGAGAATACCAAAAGTTCTCTCCTGACACCGGCACATGTAAATTTGTGTTGTAAGAATGCCATGCAGTGGACAAAAAAGATATCTTTCATTTCTCAACGAGTATTATTATCTGGTCCAGCAG GGTCTGAGATATACCAAGAAACATTGGTGAAGGCTCTGACCAAATACTTCAATGCTAATCTGCTCGTCGTAGATTCATCGTTGCTGTTGGGT GGACAGTCATCGAAGTCAAAGGAATCAGTGGCGTACAAAAAAG GTGATAGAGTGAGATACATTGGTTCTTCGCAATCAACAAAGATCCTTGAAGGACCAAG AGCTCCCGATTATGGTTCACAGGGTGAAGTGCGACTTTCTTTTGAGGAAAATGCATCCTCAAAAGTTGGAGTCAGATTCGACCAACCGATTCCTGGCGGCATTGATCTTGGGGGCAGTTGTGAGGTTGATCACGGTTTCTTCTGTTCAG TCGATTATTTGTGCCTTGATGGTCCAGGATGGGAAGAGAGAGCTAAACATCCATTTGATGTAATATTTGAG TTTGTTTGTGAAGAACGCGAGCATGGTCCTCTTATCCTATTTCTGAAGGACGTTGAAAAAGTGTGTGGGAACAGTTACTCGTATCATGGTCTAAAGAGTAAGCTTGAAAGTTTTCCAGAGGGTGTTTTTATTATTGGGTCTCAGATCCAGGCAGACACTCGGAAAGACAAG CTGAACAATGGGTCTCCTTTCCTTAAGTTCCAGTACAGCCAAGCAGCCATACTTGACCTTGCGCTCCAG GATGGCTTTGGCCGAGTGAATGATAAAAACAAAGAAGCAGTGAAGACTGCGAAGCATGTCACTAAGGTTTTCCCTAGTAAAGTGACAATACAGCCACCGCAG GATGACTTGGAATTATCACGGTGGAAACAACTATTAGATCATGATGTCGAAATTCTGAAGGCAAAGGCTAACATTTCAAAAGTTCAATCT TTTCTAACTCGCCATGGTCTGGAATGTGCTGATGTAGAGACAACACTATGTGTTAAAGATCGAACTCTTACAAACGAAT GTGTTGATAAAATAGTTGGTTACACTTTGAGTCATGAAGTTATGAATTGTACTGTTCCAACTCCTGGAAAGGATGCGATTGTTGCTCTTTCTGGTGAAAG CCTTCAGCATGGGGTTGATTTGTTGGAAAGCATGCAAAATGACCATAAGAAAAAGAACACAAAGAAATCACTCAAG GATGTTGCCACAGAGAATGAATTTGAAAAAAGGCTTCTTAGTGATGTTATCCCTCCAAATGAGATAGGTGTTACCTTTGACGACATTGGAGCGCTAGAGAATGTCAAGGACACTTTGAAGGAATTAGTGATGCTTCCATTACAAAGGCCAGAGTTGTTCTCCAAGGGACAACTTATGAAG CCATGCAAAGGAATATTACTTTTTGGTCCACCTGGTACGGGGAAGACCATGCTTGCTAAAGCTGTTGCAACAGAGGCTGGTGCTAACTTCATCAACATATCAATGTCAAGCATTGCCTCTAAG TGGTTTGGCGAGGGAGAAAAATATGTGAAAGCTGTGTTCTCACTTGCAAGCAAAATTGCACCTAGTGTCATTTTTGTGGATGAG GTTGATGGCATGCTGGGTAGACGTGAGAACCCTGGGGAACATGAAGCTATGCGTAAGATGAAAAATGAATTTATGGTGAACTGGGATGGTCTGAGAACAAAAGCTAAAGAACGTGTATTAGTACTTGCTGCGACAAATAGGCCATTTGATCTTGATGAGGCTGTTATTAGGAGGCTCCCAAGGAG ATTGATGGTGAATTTACCAGATGCAACCAATAGGAAAAAGATTCTTAGCGTAATACTATCCAAAGAAGAGTTGGCAGATGATGTAGATCTGGAGGCACTGGCCAACTTGACTGAGGGGTATTCAGGCAGTGATCTGAAG AATCTGTGTGTTACTGCTGCACATCGTCCAATAAGGGAAATCCTTGAAAAAGAGAAGAAG GAGAGATCCTTAGCAGAAGCAGAAAATAAACCCTTGCCTCCTAAGTATTCTAGCAGTGATGTCCGTTGCCTAAATTTGAGTGATTTTAAGCATGCGCATGAGCAG GTATGTGCAAGTATATCATCCGATTCAACAAATATGAATGAGCTTATTCAATGGAACGATCTCTATGGCGAAGGCGGATCTAGGAAGAAGACACCTCTAAGCTACTTCATGTAG
- the LOC127331624 gene encoding uncharacterized protein isoform X2: MVDTRRSSARKRPPPAASSSSEEASTPPPPAAEDALAAAKSPVPAPAPAPQGQGQAKPDSRPRTRPSKRAKAQGEKTLAAQPPPDEAAKAPGLVVDGASDPTRRPVPASSTVSNSTGARKKRTPRRPLSPEEATAEEMAKWKTKHRASGRTLAWGRLISQSVQYPTIPIYSTHFTVGHGGKHDLKLTDSYPGALVCKLKHVRRGAALEVFVSKAVHVNGKALDRPSKVTLTGGDEVIFSSLGRHAYIFQQLPEEKSSTSALSSSCVFPQGQYPVIGGTLDQLSCKRTKLSVPFSFGNGRPPLVPHDTEIVSSLCKTMEEQGQFSSEENVPFAQHELLKEDLKNAIVSASDISESFDSFPYYLSENTKSSLLTPAHVNLCCKNAMQWTKKISFISQRVLLSGPAGSEIYQETLVKALTKYFNANLLVVDSSLLLGSSKSKESVAYKKGDRVRYIGSSQSTKILEGPRAPDYGSQGEVRLSFEENASSKVGVRFDQPIPGGIDLGGSCEVDHGFFCSVDYLCLDGPGWEERAKHPFDVIFEFVCEEREHGPLILFLKDVEKVCGNSYSYHGLKSKLESFPEGVFIIGSQIQADTRKDKLNNGSPFLKFQYSQAAILDLALQDGFGRVNDKNKEAVKTAKHVTKVFPSKVTIQPPQDDLELSRWKQLLDHDVEILKAKANISKVQSFLTRHGLECADVETTLCVKDRTLTNECVDKIVGYTLSHEVMNCTVPTPGKDAIVALSGESLQHGVDLLESMQNDHKKKNTKKSLKDVATENEFEKRLLSDVIPPNEIGVTFDDIGALENVKDTLKELVMLPLQRPELFSKGQLMKPCKGILLFGPPGTGKTMLAKAVATEAGANFINISMSSIASKWFGEGEKYVKAVFSLASKIAPSVIFVDEVDGMLGRRENPGEHEAMRKMKNEFMVNWDGLRTKAKERVLVLAATNRPFDLDEAVIRRLPRRLMVNLPDATNRKKILSVILSKEELADDVDLEALANLTEGYSGSDLKNLCVTAAHRPIREILEKEKKERSLAEAENKPLPPKYSSSDVRCLNLSDFKHAHEQVCASISSDSTNMNELIQWNDLYGEGGSRKKTPLSYFM; encoded by the exons ATGGTCGACACGCGGCGGAGCTCCGCCAGGaagcgcccgccgcccgccgcctcctcctcctcggaggaggcCTCCACGCCGCCGCCCCCCGCCGCGGAGGACGCGCTCGCGGCCGCCAAGTCGCCCGTCCCCGCGCCCGCCCCTGCCCCGCAGGGGCAGGGGCAGGCGAAGCCCGATTCCCGGCCCCGGACCCGCCCCAGCAAGCGAGCCAAG GCCCAGGGCGAGAAGACGCTGGCGGCGCAACCGCCCCCCGACGAGGCGGCCAAGGCACCGGGCCTTGTAGTAGATGGCGCGTCGGACCCGACCCGGCGGCCCGTCCCGGCGTCCTCCACGGTGTCCAATTCCACCGGAG cgaggaagaagaggacgcccaggcgccccctctccccagagGAGGCGACCGCGGAGGAGATGGCGAAGTGGAAGACGAAGCACAGAGCCAGCGGACGGACTTTGGCCTGGGGGAGACTCATTTCCCAATCTGTTCAG TATCCGACGATTCCTATTTATTCTACCCATTTTACTGTTGGCCACGGTGGCAAACATGATTTGAAATTGACCGACTCATATCCTGGAGCACTTGTTTGCAAACTGAAGCATGTTAGG AGGGGAGCTGCCCTTGAAGTCTTTGTATCGAAAGCTGTCCATGTAAATGGGAAGGCCTTAGACAGGCCTTCTAAGGTTACCTTGACTGGAGGCGATGAAGTTATTTTTAGTTCGCTTGGGAGGCATGCTTAT ATATTTCAGCAGCTTCCAGAAGAAAAATCAAGCACATCGGCCTTGTCATCTTCGTGTGTGTTTCCGCAAGGGCAGTATCCAGTTATCGGAGGCACACTGGATCAGTTATCATGTAAAAGGACCAAGTTATCAGTGCCATTTAGTTTTGGAAATGGCCGCCCTCCATTAGTTCCTCATG ATACAGAGATAGTCAGCAGTTTATGTAAAACAATGGAGGAGCAGGGCCAGTTTTCTTCTGAAGAAAATGTACCATTTGCTCAACATGAACTATTAAAAGAAGATCTGAAGAATGCAATTGTTAGCGCAAGTGATATATCAGAGTCATTTGATAGTTTCCCATATTACCTGAG TGAGAATACCAAAAGTTCTCTCCTGACACCGGCACATGTAAATTTGTGTTGTAAGAATGCCATGCAGTGGACAAAAAAGATATCTTTCATTTCTCAACGAGTATTATTATCTGGTCCAGCAG GGTCTGAGATATACCAAGAAACATTGGTGAAGGCTCTGACCAAATACTTCAATGCTAATCTGCTCGTCGTAGATTCATCGTTGCTGTTGGGT TCATCGAAGTCAAAGGAATCAGTGGCGTACAAAAAAG GTGATAGAGTGAGATACATTGGTTCTTCGCAATCAACAAAGATCCTTGAAGGACCAAG AGCTCCCGATTATGGTTCACAGGGTGAAGTGCGACTTTCTTTTGAGGAAAATGCATCCTCAAAAGTTGGAGTCAGATTCGACCAACCGATTCCTGGCGGCATTGATCTTGGGGGCAGTTGTGAGGTTGATCACGGTTTCTTCTGTTCAG TCGATTATTTGTGCCTTGATGGTCCAGGATGGGAAGAGAGAGCTAAACATCCATTTGATGTAATATTTGAG TTTGTTTGTGAAGAACGCGAGCATGGTCCTCTTATCCTATTTCTGAAGGACGTTGAAAAAGTGTGTGGGAACAGTTACTCGTATCATGGTCTAAAGAGTAAGCTTGAAAGTTTTCCAGAGGGTGTTTTTATTATTGGGTCTCAGATCCAGGCAGACACTCGGAAAGACAAG CTGAACAATGGGTCTCCTTTCCTTAAGTTCCAGTACAGCCAAGCAGCCATACTTGACCTTGCGCTCCAG GATGGCTTTGGCCGAGTGAATGATAAAAACAAAGAAGCAGTGAAGACTGCGAAGCATGTCACTAAGGTTTTCCCTAGTAAAGTGACAATACAGCCACCGCAG GATGACTTGGAATTATCACGGTGGAAACAACTATTAGATCATGATGTCGAAATTCTGAAGGCAAAGGCTAACATTTCAAAAGTTCAATCT TTTCTAACTCGCCATGGTCTGGAATGTGCTGATGTAGAGACAACACTATGTGTTAAAGATCGAACTCTTACAAACGAAT GTGTTGATAAAATAGTTGGTTACACTTTGAGTCATGAAGTTATGAATTGTACTGTTCCAACTCCTGGAAAGGATGCGATTGTTGCTCTTTCTGGTGAAAG CCTTCAGCATGGGGTTGATTTGTTGGAAAGCATGCAAAATGACCATAAGAAAAAGAACACAAAGAAATCACTCAAG GATGTTGCCACAGAGAATGAATTTGAAAAAAGGCTTCTTAGTGATGTTATCCCTCCAAATGAGATAGGTGTTACCTTTGACGACATTGGAGCGCTAGAGAATGTCAAGGACACTTTGAAGGAATTAGTGATGCTTCCATTACAAAGGCCAGAGTTGTTCTCCAAGGGACAACTTATGAAG CCATGCAAAGGAATATTACTTTTTGGTCCACCTGGTACGGGGAAGACCATGCTTGCTAAAGCTGTTGCAACAGAGGCTGGTGCTAACTTCATCAACATATCAATGTCAAGCATTGCCTCTAAG TGGTTTGGCGAGGGAGAAAAATATGTGAAAGCTGTGTTCTCACTTGCAAGCAAAATTGCACCTAGTGTCATTTTTGTGGATGAG GTTGATGGCATGCTGGGTAGACGTGAGAACCCTGGGGAACATGAAGCTATGCGTAAGATGAAAAATGAATTTATGGTGAACTGGGATGGTCTGAGAACAAAAGCTAAAGAACGTGTATTAGTACTTGCTGCGACAAATAGGCCATTTGATCTTGATGAGGCTGTTATTAGGAGGCTCCCAAGGAG ATTGATGGTGAATTTACCAGATGCAACCAATAGGAAAAAGATTCTTAGCGTAATACTATCCAAAGAAGAGTTGGCAGATGATGTAGATCTGGAGGCACTGGCCAACTTGACTGAGGGGTATTCAGGCAGTGATCTGAAG AATCTGTGTGTTACTGCTGCACATCGTCCAATAAGGGAAATCCTTGAAAAAGAGAAGAAG GAGAGATCCTTAGCAGAAGCAGAAAATAAACCCTTGCCTCCTAAGTATTCTAGCAGTGATGTCCGTTGCCTAAATTTGAGTGATTTTAAGCATGCGCATGAGCAG GTATGTGCAAGTATATCATCCGATTCAACAAATATGAATGAGCTTATTCAATGGAACGATCTCTATGGCGAAGGCGGATCTAGGAAGAAGACACCTCTAAGCTACTTCATGTAG